The following are from one region of the Rhodopirellula sp. P2 genome:
- a CDS encoding DUF1254 domain-containing protein encodes MKSLFLANSFVFGLAMVLCPQGRAEEVASADLPLSETPLPEVIAIAKEAYIYGYPLVDSYRIQHAYFVNQNSPSFKAPWNQLTNIPNVYTPADTAIQTPNSDTPYSWAGLDLRAEPIVISVPKIEKNRYYSIQFIDAYTFNFAYAGSRTTGNDAGSILVAGPGWEGEKPEGIEDVIRSETDFILAAFRTQLFDPADIENVKEIQSQYKVQPLSKFLGKAAAPAAPMVPWIKPLTTEEQKTSLEFFNVLNFVLGYCPVDPSEVDLRQRFAKIGIKGGKTFDPDKLTPEMKAAFEQGRAQAWKAYAQDARKLQDGVITSGDVFGTREYLNGNYLRRWLATIGIYGNSKQEAMYPVYQVDSSGDPLTGAHRYTLTFQPGQYPPVKAFWSLTMYKLPSSLLVANPIHRYLINSPMLPQLKKNADGGVTIYVQKESPGKDRESNWLPAPDGPFSMYMRLYWPSEAALDGSWKAPKLDKVK; translated from the coding sequence ATGAAATCACTGTTTTTGGCCAACTCGTTTGTCTTCGGCCTGGCCATGGTGCTCTGTCCACAGGGACGTGCGGAGGAAGTGGCCTCGGCCGACCTGCCCCTTTCCGAAACGCCCCTTCCGGAGGTGATTGCGATTGCGAAAGAGGCCTACATTTATGGCTACCCGTTGGTGGACAGCTATCGCATCCAGCACGCCTACTTCGTCAATCAAAACAGCCCTTCGTTCAAGGCACCCTGGAATCAGCTGACCAACATTCCCAATGTTTACACGCCGGCCGACACCGCGATTCAGACGCCGAACTCGGACACACCGTATTCCTGGGCGGGTTTGGATTTGAGGGCCGAGCCGATCGTGATCTCCGTGCCCAAAATTGAAAAGAATCGCTACTACAGCATTCAGTTCATTGACGCGTACACGTTCAACTTCGCCTACGCCGGCAGTCGCACCACCGGCAACGACGCCGGATCGATTCTTGTCGCAGGGCCAGGCTGGGAAGGGGAAAAGCCCGAAGGGATCGAAGATGTGATCCGCTCGGAAACCGATTTCATTCTGGCGGCCTTTCGCACTCAGTTGTTCGATCCGGCCGACATCGAAAACGTCAAGGAAATTCAGTCGCAGTACAAAGTTCAGCCGCTGTCGAAGTTTCTTGGCAAGGCTGCTGCTCCCGCCGCGCCAATGGTTCCGTGGATCAAACCGTTGACGACAGAAGAGCAAAAGACATCGTTGGAGTTCTTCAATGTTCTGAACTTTGTGCTGGGGTATTGCCCGGTCGATCCTTCGGAAGTGGATCTTCGTCAACGCTTTGCCAAGATCGGAATCAAGGGCGGAAAGACGTTCGACCCCGATAAGCTGACACCTGAAATGAAGGCTGCCTTCGAACAGGGACGAGCCCAAGCGTGGAAGGCCTATGCTCAGGACGCTCGAAAGTTGCAGGATGGGGTGATCACGTCAGGCGATGTTTTCGGCACTCGTGAATACTTGAATGGCAATTACCTGCGGCGTTGGTTGGCGACGATCGGCATCTATGGCAACTCGAAGCAGGAAGCGATGTACCCGGTCTATCAAGTGGATTCCAGCGGCGATCCGTTGACCGGCGCCCACCGCTACACCCTGACGTTTCAACCTGGTCAGTATCCTCCTGTGAAGGCATTCTGGTCGTTGACCATGTACAAGCTGCCATCCAGTTTGCTGGTGGCCAACCCAATCCATCGCTACCTGATCAACTCGCCGATGTTGCCGCAGTTGAAAAAGAACGCTGACGGCGGAGTCACGATCTACGTTCAGAAGGAATCGCCCGGCAAAGATCGTGAATCGAACTGGCTGCCCGCTCCCGATGGACCTTTTTCGATGTACATGCGACTGTATTGGCCCAGCGAAGCGGCGTTGGATGGATCTTGGAAAGCACCCAAGTTGGACAAGGTGAAGTGA
- a CDS encoding DUF1592 domain-containing protein, whose protein sequence is MKPPIHSFRSLSLSATWILFSVSYTPVSFAVETDAETGVDNPSIVADFLGKHCLECHDNASAEGEREFESFKLPISSEQQLITTDEIIDQVTLKLMPPEESEQPTDEERLALLHQLRASVDQARELFRGSTGRTVMRRLSNREYEVTLATLFGRRVDTLGLTADFPKENTSHHLDTIGESLVTSGFLLDQYFQAASRLVETRLGKPVMEPESWHFTDNFQQYEELTGAHRAVFKFQYLCLYEQPNTDTRQGGYGHIEDFLEGVPVSGYYDIEVNAQAMHRDTHYDAKIYRIDLSEPFQIAVVPGDATKGHIHYPQAIEPILASAVVPDEQPEWLSFRVWLEAGQTPRFIFPNGPYESRASVIETNRRYKDEFKNPKEGVSRTTLLREGKLPHIRIGEIKVRGPVEEPNGSEEERAVFGSKGFQEDHALDQLFAFGQRAYRRTLEQSDRDRIEAMYTQRLSEEATPRQAALDTLKMILCSPSFLYLSEITPEEETLLRPFDLASRLSYALWAAPPDEELFEEAKSGRLTEPAVLKKQVQRMLRSERSNEFVNGFLDSWLNLRDIGNLPPPRKSVPDYYAENLPESMKQEARLFFRHLLDENGPVTDLLDADYSFVDKKLAKLYGLPEKETLRLADGFQRVSLAENRQRGGVLGMAGVLTVSANGVDTSPVTRGVWVLENILGTPPPPPPDEVPTIDANVSGSTTIRERLSKHSEDKACAVCHRNIDPLGYALETFDPIGRWRSKYPKAKGKGIAAKIDATGKFPSGEEFSNFADFKQKLLESRQEQFTRSLIEKLLAYSTGRHMDRADQYEIDDIWEHVQADGGGLQTMLTEVLTSKLFRSR, encoded by the coding sequence ATGAAGCCTCCGATCCATTCGTTCCGATCCCTCTCGCTTTCCGCGACTTGGATCCTGTTTTCTGTTTCATACACGCCGGTCTCCTTCGCTGTCGAAACCGACGCGGAGACGGGCGTCGACAATCCATCGATCGTCGCGGACTTTCTGGGGAAGCACTGTCTGGAGTGTCATGACAACGCTTCGGCTGAGGGAGAACGTGAATTCGAGTCGTTCAAGCTGCCGATCTCGTCGGAGCAGCAACTGATCACGACGGATGAGATCATCGATCAGGTGACACTGAAATTGATGCCGCCGGAGGAATCGGAGCAGCCAACGGATGAGGAACGCTTGGCACTGCTTCATCAGTTGCGAGCAAGCGTTGACCAGGCACGCGAGTTGTTCCGAGGTTCCACGGGGCGGACCGTGATGCGTCGGCTTTCGAATCGCGAATACGAAGTCACTTTGGCGACTTTGTTTGGTCGTCGCGTTGACACGCTGGGGCTGACCGCGGACTTCCCCAAAGAAAACACAAGCCACCATCTCGACACCATCGGCGAATCCCTGGTGACGTCGGGTTTTTTGCTGGACCAGTACTTCCAGGCGGCCTCGCGATTGGTGGAAACGCGGCTCGGCAAGCCGGTGATGGAGCCAGAATCATGGCACTTCACCGACAACTTTCAGCAGTACGAAGAGCTGACGGGCGCTCACCGAGCGGTCTTCAAGTTCCAGTACCTGTGCCTGTACGAGCAACCCAACACGGACACGCGACAAGGTGGCTACGGGCACATCGAAGACTTCCTCGAAGGTGTCCCTGTGTCAGGGTATTACGACATTGAAGTGAATGCCCAGGCGATGCATCGCGACACGCATTACGATGCAAAAATCTACCGCATCGATCTTTCGGAACCCTTTCAGATCGCGGTGGTTCCTGGGGATGCCACCAAGGGGCACATTCATTACCCACAAGCGATCGAGCCGATTCTAGCCAGTGCCGTTGTTCCGGATGAGCAACCGGAGTGGTTGTCGTTTCGGGTCTGGCTCGAGGCCGGGCAAACACCTCGATTCATTTTCCCCAATGGCCCGTATGAGTCACGGGCCTCGGTGATCGAAACCAACCGGCGTTACAAGGACGAGTTCAAGAATCCCAAAGAAGGTGTCAGCCGCACCACGCTGCTTCGCGAGGGGAAGTTGCCGCACATTCGGATCGGCGAGATCAAAGTCCGAGGGCCGGTGGAAGAACCCAACGGCAGCGAGGAAGAGCGTGCCGTTTTTGGAAGCAAGGGATTTCAAGAAGATCATGCACTGGATCAATTGTTCGCGTTCGGGCAACGAGCCTACCGTCGCACGCTGGAGCAGTCCGATCGTGATCGGATCGAGGCGATGTACACCCAGCGATTGTCAGAGGAGGCGACCCCGCGACAGGCCGCACTCGACACGCTGAAGATGATCTTGTGCTCGCCATCGTTCCTCTACCTCAGTGAGATCACACCGGAGGAGGAAACGCTGTTGCGTCCCTTCGACTTGGCATCGCGTCTCTCCTATGCACTGTGGGCCGCACCACCGGACGAAGAACTGTTTGAAGAGGCCAAATCGGGCAGGCTGACCGAACCAGCTGTTTTGAAGAAGCAAGTTCAGCGAATGCTTCGATCAGAACGCTCCAACGAGTTCGTGAATGGTTTTCTCGATAGTTGGTTGAACTTGCGCGACATTGGGAATCTGCCGCCGCCACGAAAGTCTGTCCCAGACTACTACGCCGAGAACCTGCCCGAGTCGATGAAGCAAGAGGCGCGTCTGTTCTTCCGGCATCTCCTGGATGAAAACGGGCCAGTGACGGATTTGTTGGATGCGGACTACTCCTTCGTGGACAAGAAGCTAGCCAAGCTCTACGGGTTGCCAGAGAAAGAAACGTTGCGGTTGGCCGATGGATTTCAACGTGTCAGCCTGGCGGAGAACCGCCAGCGTGGCGGTGTGTTGGGAATGGCCGGAGTGCTGACCGTCAGTGCCAATGGTGTCGACACCTCGCCCGTGACTCGCGGTGTCTGGGTGCTCGAAAATATCCTTGGAACGCCGCCGCCTCCACCACCGGACGAGGTGCCGACCATCGATGCCAATGTGAGCGGGTCGACGACGATCCGAGAACGCTTGTCAAAACACAGCGAAGACAAAGCCTGTGCGGTTTGCCATCGCAACATTGATCCACTGGGCTATGCCTTGGAAACTTTCGACCCAATTGGTCGCTGGCGAAGCAAGTATCCCAAGGCCAAAGGGAAAGGCATTGCGGCAAAAATTGATGCGACCGGCAAATTCCCTTCTGGTGAAGAGTTCAGCAATTTTGCTGACTTCAAACAGAAGCTGCTGGAAAGCCGACAGGAGCAATTCACTCGCAGCTTGATCGAGAAGCTGCTCGCATACTCGACGGGGCGTCACATGGACCGCGCCGACCAATACGAGATCGATGACATTTGGGAACATGTCCAAGCGGACGGCGGCGGACTGCAAACGATGCTGACCGAGGTTCTGACCAGCAAACTGTTTCGATCCCGCTAA
- a CDS encoding DUF1254 domain-containing protein — MKTTHQRFALFLIVGFVTALTLPACDQPVDPITEAVSADGQAGINMPSFEETRAIAEEGFIDGLPLVMNYAVMNEFCVDKESGQYKAPFNQIHNEARVFTYKDTAVVTANSDTPYSSLWLDLRAEPMVISVPAVEKERYYSVQLVDGNTFVYGYIGTRATGVEPGDYLAVGPDWNGETPPGIKKVFRSSTPFGLTIFRTQLFNPDDMPNVVKVQSGYKAQPLSAFLGQPAPPAAEKIDFVPANTKGIKDNFYEYLDAALQFVPETPENRSVRAKLATIGIGPGKTFDFKDLSLEHKAEVLLGMKAGSDKVDAFAADGGKDQNGWQVGGLAGGDEAFFGGNTLKLAATAKAGIYANVPAEAMYPATRKDTHGDAIETSKHNYTLTFPAGQLPPVNSFWSVTMYDGKSQLLIKNPIDRYLINAPMLPDLKKNADGSLTLYIQKDSPGAEKESNWLPAPDGTAYLVMRLYWPKTEAPSILPPGEGSWSPPGIAKAN, encoded by the coding sequence ATGAAGACCACTCACCAACGATTCGCCCTCTTCCTGATCGTGGGCTTTGTTACCGCACTGACGTTGCCTGCCTGCGATCAACCGGTTGACCCGATCACCGAGGCCGTCAGTGCCGATGGGCAAGCAGGGATCAACATGCCGAGCTTCGAAGAAACCAGAGCGATCGCCGAAGAGGGCTTCATCGACGGCCTGCCGCTGGTGATGAACTATGCGGTCATGAACGAGTTTTGTGTGGACAAGGAATCCGGGCAGTACAAAGCCCCCTTCAACCAGATACACAACGAAGCACGCGTGTTCACCTACAAGGACACCGCGGTGGTCACGGCAAACAGTGATACGCCCTACTCGAGTTTGTGGTTGGACCTGCGCGCCGAACCGATGGTGATCTCGGTGCCGGCGGTCGAGAAGGAACGTTACTATTCGGTTCAGTTGGTGGACGGCAACACTTTCGTCTATGGCTACATCGGCACTCGCGCAACGGGCGTCGAGCCGGGCGACTATCTAGCGGTGGGCCCCGATTGGAATGGGGAGACACCGCCGGGGATCAAGAAGGTGTTCCGGTCCAGCACCCCGTTTGGTCTGACCATTTTCCGCACCCAACTGTTCAACCCCGACGACATGCCGAACGTGGTGAAGGTGCAGTCGGGCTACAAAGCCCAGCCGCTTTCCGCCTTTCTCGGTCAACCCGCACCACCGGCCGCGGAGAAGATCGACTTCGTTCCGGCCAATACGAAGGGGATCAAAGACAACTTTTACGAATATCTCGACGCCGCACTGCAGTTCGTGCCGGAGACGCCGGAGAACAGGTCTGTCCGGGCAAAGCTTGCCACCATCGGCATCGGACCTGGGAAAACCTTCGACTTCAAAGACCTTTCACTGGAACACAAAGCAGAAGTGCTGTTGGGCATGAAGGCCGGTTCTGACAAGGTGGACGCCTTTGCTGCCGACGGGGGCAAGGACCAGAACGGATGGCAAGTCGGAGGACTCGCGGGCGGAGACGAAGCGTTCTTTGGGGGCAACACTTTAAAACTCGCGGCGACAGCAAAGGCGGGGATCTACGCCAACGTGCCGGCCGAAGCCATGTACCCCGCGACCCGCAAAGATACCCATGGCGATGCGATCGAAACCAGCAAACACAACTACACGCTGACTTTCCCCGCCGGACAACTCCCGCCAGTCAACTCGTTCTGGTCGGTCACGATGTACGATGGCAAGAGCCAGTTGCTGATCAAGAATCCGATCGATCGATACTTGATCAACGCGCCGATGCTTCCCGACCTGAAAAAGAATGCTGACGGATCGCTGACGCTGTACATTCAGAAGGACAGTCCGGGGGCTGAGAAGGAGAGCAATTGGCTCCCGGCGCCGGACGGCACAGCCTACTTGGTGATGCGTCTCTACTGGCCCAAAACCGAGGCACCCTCCATTTTGCCGCCGGGCGAAGGCTCTTGGTCGCCGCCGGGGATCGCGAAAGCCAACTGA